A stretch of Blautia liquoris DNA encodes these proteins:
- a CDS encoding response regulator transcription factor, protein MIKAIVVEDEFYARKSIAKIINESSLEVRVCKEMESAEDAIDFLTLNHDIQLVLSDIEMAGMDGLGLARYVYTNIPNVYVILITGHEKFEYAREAIKYSVKDYIIKPVFKSNLISPLQKVTEKIEDERKASARLKLKAQDDVYKQYITMKTLEENEDLQKQIIPEFLTRKADEFQVLIFQTECRKEIENFDAMIKSKIYSCRMTGFFSRINNEYIYILFLIDARDDQKLISLQISDFINYLYVCHSHNVTAGLSRIYQNNRDLYKAYKESIYSINQRLIDGWNKLYLFNRMPEKRNIVEKKWEFRIMDELCTGDHMSVMKDIHHTFDEIIDSGGSVQNLYEVVISLLKIISDFENRMDIETDASNGDSKLSFSRRYDLYGFNRILDLEKWIDETVTYVCKGSRKTKEMNSGIIEDILNYINRNYYRDITLRELAESKYFMNYSYLSRLFSKKTGKTFSKYLIDYRLEKSKVLLENRHLKIGQVAMEVGYNDVSHYIHTFRKNFKMTPEQYRESVSKEL, encoded by the coding sequence ATGATTAAGGCTATTGTGGTTGAAGATGAATTTTATGCGAGAAAAAGCATTGCCAAAATTATTAATGAAAGCTCTCTGGAAGTTCGTGTATGTAAGGAGATGGAAAGTGCAGAAGATGCGATTGATTTTCTGACATTAAATCATGATATACAGCTTGTCCTTTCTGATATTGAGATGGCTGGGATGGATGGACTCGGCCTTGCAAGGTATGTTTATACGAACATTCCAAATGTATACGTAATTTTGATCACAGGACATGAAAAATTTGAGTATGCACGTGAAGCAATAAAATATAGTGTAAAGGATTATATTATAAAACCGGTATTTAAAAGCAATCTGATTTCCCCTTTACAAAAAGTAACGGAGAAAATTGAAGATGAAAGAAAGGCCAGTGCAAGATTAAAACTTAAAGCTCAAGATGATGTATATAAACAGTATATTACGATGAAAACGCTGGAGGAAAATGAAGATCTTCAAAAACAGATTATACCGGAATTCCTGACAAGGAAAGCAGATGAATTTCAGGTCTTGATTTTTCAGACCGAGTGTCGTAAAGAAATAGAAAATTTTGATGCAATGATAAAAAGTAAAATCTATTCTTGCAGGATGACAGGTTTCTTCAGCAGAATTAATAATGAGTATATCTATATTCTTTTTCTGATTGATGCGAGGGATGATCAGAAACTGATTTCTTTGCAGATTAGTGATTTTATCAATTATTTGTATGTCTGTCACAGCCACAATGTGACAGCTGGATTAAGTCGTATCTATCAGAACAACAGGGATTTGTATAAGGCATACAAGGAATCTATTTATTCCATTAATCAACGGCTGATTGATGGATGGAACAAGTTATATCTATTCAATCGTATGCCTGAAAAGAGGAATATTGTAGAGAAAAAATGGGAATTTAGGATTATGGATGAACTCTGTACCGGAGATCATATGAGTGTAATGAAAGATATCCATCATACATTTGACGAAATTATAGATTCAGGCGGATCAGTGCAAAATCTATATGAGGTTGTGATATCTCTATTAAAAATAATCAGTGATTTTGAAAACAGAATGGATATAGAGACAGATGCAAGTAATGGAGACAGCAAATTGAGTTTTTCAAGGCGATATGATTTATATGGGTTTAACCGGATCTTGGATCTTGAAAAATGGATTGACGAAACAGTTACTTATGTCTGTAAGGGATCCAGAAAGACAAAAGAAATGAACAGTGGAATTATTGAGGACATTCTCAATTATATCAATCGAAATTATTATCGAGATATAACTTTGCGGGAGCTGGCTGAATCAAAGTATTTTATGAATTATTCATATTTAAGCCGTCTGTTCAGCAAAAAAACGGGAAAGACTTTTTCAAAGTACCTGATCGATTATAGACTGGAAAAATCAAAGGTATTACTGGAAAATCGTCATTTAAAAATTGGACAAGTTGCCATGGAGGTCGGATATAATGATGTATCACATTATATCCATACTTTCAGAAAAAACTTTAAGATGACTCCTGAACAATATCGTGAGTCTGTTTCCA
- a CDS encoding sensor histidine kinase: MKKDYKESKIFMWIIIVLFIGFAVIISSYFSKREDIIQSEVNRMENSSDSVEASLNNSLGCMETLNQIHYFDFTARKILLTDQVMDDKKTKFEETMYMDNALKHIVGLYSVVAQAAIITEKGNVYSNQASVFEKYLDFVQEEKSANIRNGFTGTYYTQPYERCSNLAAGKVFTAIHPIYAYLNSELAVICVDIDYNALEKVVKDSIKGQDGCYILFYGDRPVIKIDEGESPESTARNPVSELSRKVMNKKYPYGTTKTMINGEKGYVIKKYNMITGLTIVQFESERQMLSTLNKSNQVNVFLMIGVLITILVFFLWTNVMVTRPLTYFERKISNYTSPESLQIVNYEGMRTSKSVHSVMISYNNLVRQINNYIEKEIIYEKNQRTTQAIALRYQINPHFLFNTLNVIGSIAELENVPDVVEVTQNLSMIMRYNVRGTKFVKLKDEINIVDAYIKIQKVRFRDNIEVQYDVPESLMNERIIKFILQPLLENVFKHAYSKGGKEQIHVRISAKRRDQYLIINLQDDGKGIENNQLTEINHILQNETDSQTVLDEEEWSKSIGLKNVNARIKNYYGNECFIRVRSVVSSGTNVEIRLKCLGFEEGKVIR; the protein is encoded by the coding sequence ATGAAGAAGGATTATAAAGAAAGTAAAATCTTTATGTGGATAATAATTGTTCTGTTTATAGGATTTGCGGTCATTATTTCTTCATATTTTTCGAAACGAGAAGATATCATTCAAAGCGAAGTTAATAGGATGGAAAATTCCAGTGACAGCGTTGAAGCATCCCTTAACAACTCCTTAGGATGTATGGAAACTCTTAATCAGATACATTACTTTGACTTTACTGCACGTAAAATCTTACTCACGGATCAGGTTATGGACGATAAGAAAACCAAGTTTGAGGAAACAATGTATATGGATAATGCCCTGAAACATATTGTTGGGTTATATTCAGTAGTTGCCCAGGCTGCTATTATTACGGAAAAAGGAAATGTATATAGTAATCAGGCATCTGTATTTGAGAAATATCTCGATTTTGTTCAGGAAGAGAAATCAGCAAATATCAGGAATGGTTTTACGGGAACCTATTACACGCAGCCTTATGAAAGATGCAGTAATCTTGCTGCAGGCAAAGTATTTACAGCTATACATCCTATTTATGCTTATCTTAACAGTGAATTGGCAGTGATCTGTGTTGATATAGATTATAATGCTTTGGAAAAGGTTGTGAAGGACAGTATCAAAGGACAAGATGGATGCTATATTCTTTTTTATGGAGACAGGCCTGTTATTAAGATTGATGAAGGCGAATCACCTGAGTCGACAGCCAGAAACCCTGTAAGCGAACTATCCAGGAAAGTGATGAATAAAAAATATCCTTATGGCACGACAAAAACAATGATCAATGGTGAAAAAGGTTATGTTATAAAAAAATATAATATGATAACAGGACTTACGATTGTGCAGTTTGAATCCGAAAGACAGATGTTAAGCACTCTTAATAAATCAAATCAGGTTAATGTATTTTTGATGATAGGTGTTTTAATTACTATCTTAGTGTTTTTTCTGTGGACGAACGTAATGGTGACAAGACCTCTGACTTATTTTGAAAGAAAGATCAGTAATTACACTTCTCCGGAATCTTTGCAGATTGTCAATTATGAAGGAATGAGGACCAGCAAGAGTGTTCATAGTGTCATGATAAGCTATAACAATCTCGTCCGTCAAATAAACAATTACATTGAAAAAGAAATCATATATGAGAAGAATCAAAGAACTACACAGGCGATTGCACTGCGTTATCAGATAAATCCTCATTTTTTATTTAATACTTTGAATGTAATTGGATCTATTGCGGAGCTGGAAAATGTTCCGGATGTTGTGGAAGTGACACAAAATTTGTCCATGATCATGCGATATAATGTGCGGGGAACAAAGTTCGTAAAGTTGAAAGATGAAATTAATATCGTGGATGCCTACATAAAAATACAGAAGGTTCGATTTCGTGACAATATCGAGGTACAGTATGATGTTCCCGAAAGTCTTATGAACGAAAGAATCATCAAATTTATATTACAGCCCTTACTTGAAAATGTGTTCAAGCATGCGTATTCAAAAGGCGGAAAAGAACAGATACATGTTCGAATATCAGCAAAACGTCGTGATCAGTATCTGATTATAAATCTGCAGGATGATGGAAAAGGAATTGAAAATAATCAATTAACTGAAATCAATCATATTCTTCAGAATGAGACTGACAGCCAGACGGTACTGGATGAAGAAGAATGGTCAAAAAGTATAGGACTTAAGAATGTTAATGCCAGAATAAAAAACTATTATGGCAATGAGTGCTTTATAAGAGTGAGAAGTGTTGTAAGTTCAGGGACGAATGTGGAAATCAGATTGAAATGTCTGGGTTTCGAAGAAGGAAAGGTGATTAGATGA
- a CDS encoding carbohydrate ABC transporter permease, translating into MNKSKSNIAIKAVCYIFLFVGLLVILYPLFLTVITAFKTPTQSAENFFSLPTGFYLGNFKGVFERGNAASSFANSIKVTVTSVLLIIIIIPMCGYAIARNMEQSKYYSIIYYTLLIGIFVPFQVIMVPLVMYLGRMNLCSITGLIIMHVTLASSQGVYLMVNYVKSVPRDLEEAAYIDGCTTFTGYLKVVLPLIKPMLATILVLNVLWIWNDFQMPLLLLNQSPEMFTLPLFQYNFTGQYSNDYNLAFASFLLSMVPVLVVYACAQKHIISGLTQGAVKS; encoded by the coding sequence ATGAACAAAAGTAAGAGTAATATTGCAATAAAGGCAGTTTGTTATATTTTTCTGTTTGTCGGATTGCTGGTGATTTTATATCCATTATTCTTAACAGTGATCACTGCTTTTAAAACACCGACACAGTCGGCGGAAAACTTCTTCTCATTGCCGACTGGATTTTACCTTGGAAATTTTAAAGGTGTTTTTGAAAGAGGAAATGCAGCGTCGTCTTTTGCTAATTCAATTAAAGTTACCGTAACATCGGTACTACTGATTATAATCATTATTCCAATGTGTGGCTATGCAATAGCACGAAATATGGAACAAAGCAAGTATTACTCAATCATCTATTACACGTTGCTGATAGGAATCTTCGTCCCGTTTCAGGTGATCATGGTACCTTTGGTCATGTATCTGGGAAGAATGAATTTATGCAGCATAACAGGACTGATCATCATGCATGTGACACTGGCGTCCTCTCAGGGGGTTTATCTTATGGTAAATTATGTGAAATCAGTCCCGAGAGATCTGGAGGAAGCTGCCTATATTGATGGATGCACCACCTTTACAGGATATCTTAAAGTAGTGCTGCCGCTTATCAAACCAATGCTTGCAACGATTTTGGTTTTGAATGTTCTTTGGATTTGGAATGACTTTCAGATGCCGCTTCTTTTATTAAATCAGTCACCTGAAATGTTTACCCTCCCATTGTTCCAGTATAATTTTACCGGGCAATATTCCAATGATTACAACCTTGCTTTCGCATCGTTTCTGCTTTCTATGGTTCCTGTATTGGTTGTCTATGCATGTGCGCAAAAGCATATTATATCCGGCTTGACACAAGGTGCGGTGAAATCATAA
- a CDS encoding carbohydrate ABC transporter permease, with amino-acid sequence MMVLYIVFFLVTMFIGLFYSFTDWNGISKSYNMVGIKNYLAVLSDSRFRKALLFNIKYTVAIVIGVTLVALICALALNSVKRFSTFFRSVYFVPAVLSMITVGLIWNELFLRAIPQFGASIGNKSLSSSILANPKLAVVGILIVNLWQGCAQPMVLFLAGLQSIPKDLQEAATMDGAGRWARFCHITMPYLLPTINIVVITQTKAGLTIFDYIKVMTNGGPAQATEAVGLLIYRHAVAEGKFSRSIAESMVLFVIVAIVAALSLKASGKSQVGE; translated from the coding sequence ATGATGGTATTATATATAGTATTTTTTCTGGTCACGATGTTTATCGGCTTGTTTTATAGTTTTACTGACTGGAATGGTATTTCTAAAAGTTATAATATGGTTGGAATCAAGAACTATTTGGCGGTATTATCTGATAGTAGATTCAGAAAAGCTTTATTGTTTAATATTAAGTACACAGTTGCTATCGTGATTGGTGTGACTCTAGTTGCGTTGATATGTGCTCTTGCTCTAAACAGTGTCAAAAGGTTTTCAACGTTTTTCAGATCTGTGTATTTTGTCCCGGCAGTATTAAGTATGATTACGGTGGGACTTATATGGAATGAATTGTTTTTGAGGGCAATTCCACAATTTGGAGCATCCATTGGAAACAAATCTTTATCCAGCAGTATTTTGGCAAATCCAAAGCTGGCTGTTGTTGGAATTCTTATAGTCAATCTCTGGCAGGGGTGTGCTCAGCCGATGGTACTTTTTCTGGCAGGATTACAAAGTATACCGAAGGACCTCCAAGAGGCAGCAACAATGGATGGAGCAGGAAGATGGGCACGATTCTGTCATATAACAATGCCTTATTTGCTGCCCACTATCAATATAGTAGTCATAACACAGACAAAAGCAGGTCTTACGATCTTTGATTACATTAAGGTTATGACGAATGGGGGTCCGGCACAGGCCACAGAAGCAGTTGGATTGTTGATTTACAGACATGCTGTAGCCGAGGGGAAGTTTTCTAGGTCTATTGCGGAATCAATGGTACTTTTTGTCATAGTAGCAATAGTAGCAGCACTATCGTTAAAAGCATCTGGTAAGAGTCAGGTAGGTGAGTGA
- a CDS encoding ABC transporter substrate-binding protein, whose protein sequence is MKRYMKIATCLCAAAMFVTAGGCGDKSNEDKGSSKADISASGESSKKGTIEIEFVQGKREAGETYDKVIKAFESKNPGIKINQNLVPDSDQVLMTRASSDNLPDLMNHWPTNAQFIQFSEEGLLLDLSDKEYLENIDSQYIDSVKTDKGIFMMPYNLNFMGLYYNVDKFKEAGYEPPKTWGELIELAKKIKDKGENAFVLPGKEAWVISQLWGNIESKDLGEHTDIFKKMNKKETDFTTIPEYKESLEKMVELMKYASEDSLALGYEQGINEFATGKAWMFPQGSWALPALLNSNPDLNVSMVMMPNDKGDMKAIVTPDTGLCVNAKVKDDPKKMDAIDKFLAFCASKEGAQIYTDNDKSPSCVKDISYDVPQFKEFFDYVDEHGSESDGFPTPTGFEDTKRSKLQGVLLGGNIDDFLKELSADYQDSLSE, encoded by the coding sequence ATGAAGAGATATATGAAAATTGCTACATGCTTATGTGCCGCAGCGATGTTTGTTACAGCGGGTGGCTGCGGAGATAAATCAAATGAGGATAAGGGATCATCAAAGGCAGATATATCTGCAAGTGGAGAAAGTAGTAAAAAAGGAACGATTGAAATAGAGTTTGTTCAAGGCAAACGTGAGGCAGGAGAAACTTACGATAAAGTAATCAAAGCCTTTGAGAGTAAAAATCCTGGAATTAAAATCAACCAAAATCTTGTCCCAGACTCTGATCAAGTTTTGATGACAAGAGCCAGCAGTGATAATTTACCGGATTTGATGAATCATTGGCCGACAAACGCACAGTTTATTCAGTTTTCCGAAGAGGGACTTTTACTGGATCTCTCAGATAAAGAGTATTTAGAAAACATAGATTCTCAGTATATTGATTCAGTAAAAACAGACAAAGGGATATTCATGATGCCTTATAACCTGAATTTTATGGGCCTATATTACAATGTCGATAAATTTAAGGAGGCAGGATATGAGCCGCCGAAAACATGGGGGGAACTGATCGAACTTGCAAAAAAAATTAAAGATAAAGGAGAAAATGCCTTCGTTCTTCCTGGCAAAGAAGCATGGGTGATTTCCCAGTTGTGGGGAAATATTGAGAGTAAAGATCTAGGCGAACATACTGATATATTTAAAAAGATGAACAAAAAAGAGACTGATTTCACTACAATTCCCGAGTATAAAGAATCTCTGGAGAAGATGGTAGAACTTATGAAGTATGCCAGTGAGGATTCTCTGGCACTCGGATATGAACAGGGGATTAATGAGTTTGCGACAGGAAAGGCATGGATGTTTCCTCAGGGAAGCTGGGCGCTTCCTGCATTGTTAAACAGCAATCCGGATTTGAATGTATCCATGGTAATGATGCCAAACGATAAAGGAGATATGAAAGCAATCGTAACCCCGGATACGGGGCTTTGTGTCAATGCCAAGGTAAAAGATGATCCGAAGAAAATGGATGCAATCGATAAATTTCTTGCGTTTTGTGCCAGTAAGGAGGGAGCTCAGATTTATACAGATAATGACAAGAGCCCATCCTGTGTGAAAGATATCAGTTATGACGTCCCACAATTTAAAGAATTCTTCGATTACGTGGATGAACATGGATCTGAATCGGATGGATTTCCTACGCCGACTGGATTCGAGGATACAAAGCGAAGTAAGCTGCAGGGAGTATTATTGGGTGGAAATATTGATGATTTTTTGAAAGAATTATCTGCTGACTATCAGGATTCTTTAAGCGAGTAA
- a CDS encoding ThuA domain-containing protein has translation MDRKINVTIYNENFHESTIPQLKTVYPESIHGALRSFLEKDSDIGTLRIATLEDHEEIMTQEVMDDTDVLIWWGHAKHPDVSDEVVDRCAKRVLEGMGLIALHSAHASKLFQKLLGTETYWVRWREAGEKVRLWNLAPNHPITQGIGETFVVPHDETYGEPFGIPNPDELIFLSWYQGGEVFRSGCTWHRGEGKIFYLQDGHETFPIYYQPEIQKIITNAVKWACPIKRACKIDRGGPNTPALETYELEDHDFLLLDAKDHPAFQK, from the coding sequence ATGGATAGAAAGATTAATGTGACAATATACAATGAAAACTTTCACGAGAGTACAATACCACAGCTGAAAACAGTATATCCTGAAAGTATTCATGGGGCACTGAGAAGTTTTCTGGAAAAGGACAGCGATATTGGAACACTCAGAATTGCAACTTTAGAAGATCATGAAGAAATTATGACTCAGGAAGTTATGGATGATACGGATGTGTTGATATGGTGGGGACATGCAAAGCATCCGGATGTTAGTGATGAAGTGGTAGATCGCTGTGCAAAACGGGTGTTGGAGGGAATGGGTCTGATAGCTCTTCATTCAGCTCACGCTTCAAAACTTTTCCAAAAGTTATTGGGCACAGAAACCTACTGGGTTCGCTGGCGCGAAGCGGGAGAAAAAGTGAGACTTTGGAATTTGGCTCCAAATCATCCCATTACACAGGGAATTGGCGAGACTTTCGTCGTACCTCATGATGAGACATATGGTGAGCCCTTTGGCATACCAAATCCTGATGAACTTATCTTTTTATCATGGTACCAGGGCGGAGAAGTTTTCAGAAGTGGATGTACCTGGCACAGAGGCGAGGGCAAAATCTTTTATCTGCAGGATGGACATGAGACCTTCCCAATTTATTATCAGCCTGAAATCCAAAAGATTATTACAAATGCCGTAAAATGGGCATGTCCTATAAAACGTGCATGCAAGATTGACCGCGGCGGTCCGAATACCCCGGCACTTGAAACATATGAACTGGAAGATCACGACTTTTTGCTTCTGGATGCAAAAGATCATCCGGCCTTTCAGAAGTAG
- a CDS encoding Gfo/Idh/MocA family protein → MEHKIAIIGFGGMGHWHYDLIQKIDDLSISGIYDIDEKQQKDAEDKGLRVYKDLDELLDDQRSDLVLVATPNDLHKKLSILSLESGKNVVCEKPAAISSVEVQEMIDAANCTGKFLTIHQNRRWDQDYKMVRDLIKTDKLGGLWRIESRVHGSIGIPADHWRQFQEHGGGMVLDWGVHLFDQITQMFRGEKIKKVYAALTHVTNLMVDDGFTVELTMESGVVALVEAGTSNFISLPRWYVLGSEGTAEIKNFAQKGEIVCARGNGADDVMPVLTAAGPTKTMAPRREENIHREELPLIESDIREFYQNVMRVIEGKEESLIKMTEVKRVMQLMEAVFESGETGEPVYFES, encoded by the coding sequence TTGGAACATAAAATAGCAATCATTGGATTCGGAGGCATGGGACATTGGCACTATGATTTGATTCAGAAAATAGACGATTTGTCAATTTCCGGGATATATGATATTGATGAGAAGCAACAGAAAGATGCTGAGGATAAGGGACTTCGAGTTTATAAAGATCTTGACGAACTTCTGGACGACCAGAGAAGTGATCTTGTTTTAGTCGCGACCCCGAATGATCTTCATAAGAAACTCAGCATTTTGTCTTTGGAATCCGGGAAAAATGTTGTCTGTGAAAAACCGGCAGCGATATCAAGTGTGGAAGTTCAGGAGATGATTGATGCAGCAAACTGTACTGGAAAGTTTTTGACCATACATCAGAATCGACGCTGGGATCAGGACTACAAGATGGTGAGAGACCTTATAAAGACGGATAAACTTGGAGGTTTATGGCGGATAGAATCACGGGTTCATGGATCCATAGGAATACCGGCTGACCACTGGAGACAATTTCAAGAGCATGGGGGCGGGATGGTTCTCGACTGGGGAGTACATCTCTTTGATCAGATCACTCAAATGTTCAGGGGTGAGAAAATTAAGAAAGTATATGCTGCCTTGACACACGTCACGAATCTGATGGTGGATGATGGATTTACTGTGGAACTTACAATGGAATCTGGAGTTGTTGCGCTAGTTGAAGCGGGAACAAGCAATTTTATTTCATTGCCAAGATGGTATGTGTTAGGATCTGAGGGCACAGCTGAAATTAAAAATTTTGCACAGAAAGGTGAAATTGTATGTGCACGGGGCAATGGTGCGGATGATGTGATGCCTGTCTTGACTGCGGCAGGGCCGACAAAAACAATGGCTCCCAGACGAGAAGAGAATATCCATAGAGAAGAGCTGCCCCTTATAGAAAGTGATATCAGAGAGTTTTATCAGAATGTCATGAGGGTGATAGAAGGAAAAGAAGAAAGCCTGATTAAGATGACTGAGGTCAAGAGAGTGATGCAGCTTATGGAAGCAGTCTTTGAGTCCGGAGAAACCGGGGAACCTGTTTACTTCGAATCATAA
- a CDS encoding Gfo/Idh/MocA family protein — MADKVIRVGVVGCGGISNVHMRGINASKDLKLAAICDILPEMMEEKGNMYGVSRENWFEKYTDMMDSGLVDAITVATPNDVHYEVAMAAIERGIPFAVEKPVCNSSEEVKEIMDAARKKNIPHMVNFSYRFKGAARYAREIVQSGQLGTIYHVNGEYLQSWGLPGASKDGEQTPLVWRFMKERTGSGALGDLGCHLIDLVRFITGREFIYINADTDTFIKQRPMPDGSGMGDVTVDDYVTIMSQLEGQVAANLNITRFAYGRGNYQRIEIYGEKGSLRYNLEDETGDSIEINMGNRPMRDGHCFMTVPVPDHCMSDQLQSFADIINGRADGLAATLQDGLINAGLLEKVLESAKTGEKIKF; from the coding sequence ATGGCAGACAAAGTAATTAGGGTAGGGGTTGTCGGATGTGGTGGTATTTCCAATGTACATATGCGAGGAATTAATGCCAGTAAAGACCTAAAATTGGCAGCGATCTGTGATATTCTCCCTGAAATGATGGAAGAGAAAGGAAACATGTATGGCGTAAGCAGAGAAAACTGGTTTGAAAAGTACACGGATATGATGGATTCCGGGCTAGTTGATGCAATTACAGTTGCCACACCTAATGATGTACATTATGAAGTGGCTATGGCTGCAATCGAGCGAGGAATTCCATTCGCAGTGGAAAAACCCGTTTGTAATTCCAGTGAAGAAGTAAAAGAAATTATGGATGCTGCCAGAAAAAAGAATATTCCACACATGGTGAATTTCTCTTATCGATTCAAAGGGGCCGCACGTTATGCGCGTGAGATTGTACAGTCGGGACAGTTGGGAACGATCTATCATGTGAATGGAGAATATTTACAATCATGGGGACTTCCCGGAGCCTCCAAAGATGGTGAGCAGACCCCTTTGGTATGGCGTTTCATGAAAGAACGTACAGGATCCGGTGCTTTGGGAGACCTGGGATGCCATTTGATTGATCTGGTGCGCTTTATCACAGGGCGGGAATTTATTTATATCAATGCCGATACGGATACGTTTATTAAACAGCGTCCTATGCCTGACGGAAGTGGTATGGGAGATGTCACAGTAGATGATTATGTTACGATTATGAGCCAGTTGGAGGGTCAGGTCGCTGCAAATTTGAATATTACACGTTTTGCCTATGGGCGTGGTAATTATCAGCGTATTGAGATATATGGAGAAAAAGGCTCACTGAGGTATAACCTTGAAGATGAGACAGGGGATTCGATCGAAATCAATATGGGAAATCGCCCAATGCGTGATGGCCATTGCTTTATGACAGTTCCTGTACCAGATCACTGCATGAGTGATCAGCTTCAGAGTTTTGCGGATATTATTAATGGGCGGGCGGATGGACTTGCCGCTACTTTGCAAGATGGATTGATCAATGCCGGACTTCTTGAAAAGGTACTGGAGTCAGCCAAAACAGGAGAAAAAATTAAATTCTGA
- a CDS encoding alpha-L-fucosidase, which yields MYQFDLERYEKRMEWYQDARFGMFIHWGLYAIPARGEWVRSTEEIPKEDYMPYFDEFNPTDYDPHKWAKAAKEAGMKYVVLTAKHHDGFCLFDSKYTEFKSTNTKCGRDLVAEFVEAVRAEGLKVGLYFSLLDWYHPDYPHYRDKNHPMRNNPAYGNENRNFDNYLQLMHNQVREICTNYGKLDVLWFDFSYDDMRGEKWHATKLMDMVRSLQPDVVIDNRLEVSGEGHGSLAEGNPKPYHGDFVSPEQMIPPNGICDVNGKDLIWEACVTMNNNWGYCANDHYFKPAGMLIKKLVECVSKGGNMLLNVGPDARGNIPEESMAILKTIGKWMKKNSESIYGCTKAGIEKPDYGRITRKGKKLYFHLFENTIGPIPLMGIRKEEVEKIRWLATGAEIPVSTSWVHSDYPDIVFADLGPDPVLPDDVDTVLEITLK from the coding sequence ATGTATCAGTTTGACTTGGAAAGATACGAAAAACGTATGGAGTGGTATCAAGATGCCCGATTTGGGATGTTTATCCACTGGGGACTGTATGCGATTCCCGCCCGCGGAGAGTGGGTACGCAGCACAGAGGAGATACCAAAAGAGGATTACATGCCGTATTTTGATGAATTTAACCCGACCGACTACGACCCACATAAATGGGCAAAAGCTGCGAAAGAGGCCGGCATGAAGTATGTAGTTCTGACTGCAAAACATCATGATGGATTCTGTCTGTTTGACAGTAAGTATACAGAATTTAAATCCACGAATACAAAGTGCGGACGGGATCTGGTCGCAGAATTCGTGGAAGCCGTCCGGGCAGAGGGACTAAAAGTCGGATTATACTTCTCTCTTCTGGACTGGTATCACCCGGATTATCCGCATTACCGGGATAAAAACCACCCAATGAGGAACAATCCCGCATACGGAAATGAAAACAGAAACTTCGACAATTACCTTCAGCTGATGCATAACCAGGTCCGCGAGATTTGTACTAATTATGGGAAACTGGATGTCTTGTGGTTTGATTTCTCTTATGATGATATGAGAGGGGAAAAGTGGCATGCCACCAAACTGATGGATATGGTTCGATCCCTGCAGCCGGACGTCGTCATCGACAACCGTCTGGAAGTAAGCGGTGAAGGTCATGGCTCTCTGGCTGAGGGCAATCCGAAACCATATCACGGAGATTTCGTGAGTCCGGAACAGATGATTCCTCCGAACGGAATTTGTGATGTGAACGGGAAGGATCTGATCTGGGAAGCCTGTGTCACTATGAATAATAACTGGGGTTATTGTGCGAACGATCATTATTTCAAACCTGCCGGTATGTTGATCAAGAAGCTGGTAGAGTGTGTGTCAAAGGGTGGGAACATGCTATTGAATGTCGGACCGGATGCCAGAGGCAACATACCCGAAGAGTCAATGGCGATCTTAAAGACGATTGGAAAATGGATGAAAAAGAACAGTGAAAGTATCTACGGATGCACAAAAGCCGGGATTGAAAAGCCAGATTATGGAAGGATCACCAGGAAAGGAAAGAAGTTATACTTTCATCTTTTTGAGAATACGATAGGACCGATTCCGCTTATGGGAATCAGGAAAGAAGAAGTCGAGAAGATCCGTTGGCTGGCTACAGGAGCAGAGATCCCGGTCTCCACAAGCTGGGTTCACAGTGATTATCCGGATATTGTATTCGCAGACTTGGGACCGGATCCGGTTCTGCCGGATGATGTAGATACCGTTCTTGAGATAACGTTAAAGTGA